A genomic segment from Nicotiana tabacum cultivar K326 chromosome 7, ASM71507v2, whole genome shotgun sequence encodes:
- the LOC107783054 gene encoding F-box/kelch-repeat protein At1g22040-like yields MGGVLSRSNHKSNVGELIEGSQSAACKRQRTSDSFWEHSPRLIPSLPDEISIQILARLPRIHHLSAKLVSRSWKAAVMSSELYRCRKELGTTEEWLYLLTKTDGDKLLWYAFDPISIKWQRLPPMPAMAVNDGPKSGLSGLRAWNVVDSSIRIADAIRGWLGRKNALDQVPFCGCAIGAVDGCLYALGGFFRAAAMTSVWRYDPIVNSWNEVSPMSIARAYCKTGVLNGKLYVVGGVTRDRGGLTPLQSAEVFDPHTGVWSEVPSMPFSKAQMLPTAFLADLLKPIATGMTSYQGKLYVPQSLYCWPFFVDVGGEVYDPETNAWVEMPIGMGDGWPARQAGTKLSVTVEGELYALDPSTTLDSARIKVYDHQDDSWKVIEGDIPINDDSESPYLLAGFLGKLHVITKDANHNIMVMQADRQNHLVPSPSTSSNKIVHEVPELVLGSEANMWRVIASRSGGSAELVSCQILDV; encoded by the coding sequence ATGGGTGGCGTATTGAGTCGGAGTAATCACAAATCTAATGTGGGGGAGCTCATTGAGGGTTCCCAAAGTGCAGCATGCAAGAGACAAAGGACATCAGATAGCTTCTGGGAGCATAGTCCACGATTGATTCCAAGTCTGCCCGATGAGATATCTATTCAAATCCTCGCCAGACTTCCTAGAATACACCACTTAAGTGCAAAATTAGTTTCGCGGAGCTGGAAAGCTGCTGTGATGAGCTCTGAACTTTATAGGTGTAGAAAAGAACTTGGAACGACCGAAGAGTGGCTCTATCTCTTGACAAAGACCGACGGTGATAAGCTTTTGTGGTATGCTTTtgatccaatctccataaagtgGCAAAGGTTGCCACCAATGCCTGCAATGGCAGTCAATGATGGACCTAAAAGTGGTTTATCTGGACTTCGGGCGTGGAACGTGGTGGATTCCAGTATCAGAATTGCTGATGCCATAAGGGGTTGGCTTGGTAGGAAAAATGCTCTGGATCAAGTTCCATTTTGTGGTTGTGCTATTGGAGCTGTTGACGGATGCCTCTATGCACTTGGGGGATTCTTTAGAGCTGCGGCCATGACATCTGTTTGGCGGTATGACCCTATTGTAAACTCTTGGAATGAAGTAAGTCCCATGTCTATTGCGAGAGCTTATTGCAAGACAGGTGTCTTAAATGGAAAGCTTTATGTAGTAGGAGGTGTTACTCGGGATCGTGGTGGACTTACTCCCCTTCAATCTGCTGAAGTATTTGATCCTCATACCGGTGTTTGGTCTGAAGTCCCAAGCATGCCATTTTCAAAAGCTCAGATGCTACCCACTGCTTTTCTTGCTGATCTACTTAAACCTATAGCTACCGGGATGACATCTTATCAGGGGAAACTATATGTTCCTCAAAGTTTGTATTGCTGGCCTTTTTTTGTTGATGTTGGAGGAGAGGTGTATGATCCCGAAACAAATGCATGGGTTGAAATGCCAATTGGCATGGGAGATGGCTGGCCTGCTAGGCAGGCAGGAACAAAGCTGAGTGTCACTGTTGAAGGAGAGCTGTATGCATTGGATCCTTCTACTACTCTAGATAGTGCTAGAATAAAAGTTTATGATCATCAAGATGATTCATGGAAAGTGATTGAAGGAGATATACCCATTAACGACGATTCAGAGTCTCCTTATCTTCTTGCTGGTTTTCTTGGAAAGCTCCATGTGATTACTAAAGATGCAAATCACAATATCATGGTCATGCAAGCTGATAGGCAGAATCATTTAGTTCCTTCTCCATCAACCTCATCAAATAAAATTGTACATGAAGTTCCAGAACTGGTTTTAGGATCTGAAGCGAATATGTGGAGAGTTATTGCATCGAGAAGTGGTGGATCTGCAGAGCTGGTTAGCTGCCAGATCCTTGATGTATAG